The Pseudomonas sp. DG56-2 genome contains a region encoding:
- a CDS encoding dihydrodipicolinate synthase family protein, protein MSKYVNWSGVFPAVTTQFNDDFSINLEKTHEVISNVIRDGVSGLVVCGSVGENTSLTAEEKIAVTEVAVDASRGRVPVICGVAEFTSVQAAKVANAVRQVGVDGVMLMPALVYGSKPFETAEHYRYVAKHTDVPLMVYNNPPIYKNDVTPDILISLADCENVVCFKDSSGDTRRFIDVRNEVGDRFVLFAGLDDVVLESIAVGAQGWVSGMSNVFPKEGETIFRLAKAGRFAEAMPIYEWLMPILHLDARADLVQCIKLCEAIAGRGSALTRPPRLALPDADRVYVEQIMAKALAKRPHLPDVGL, encoded by the coding sequence ATGAGCAAGTACGTAAACTGGAGCGGCGTCTTCCCTGCGGTCACCACCCAATTCAACGACGACTTCTCGATCAACCTGGAAAAGACCCACGAGGTCATTTCCAACGTGATCCGTGACGGCGTCTCTGGCCTGGTGGTGTGTGGTTCTGTCGGTGAGAACACCTCGCTGACCGCCGAAGAAAAAATCGCCGTGACCGAAGTCGCCGTCGATGCCTCGCGTGGCCGGGTTCCGGTGATTTGCGGCGTGGCTGAGTTCACCAGCGTGCAAGCTGCCAAAGTCGCCAACGCAGTGCGTCAGGTCGGCGTTGACGGTGTGATGTTGATGCCGGCACTGGTCTACGGCTCGAAACCGTTCGAGACCGCCGAGCACTACCGCTACGTGGCCAAGCACACTGACGTGCCGCTGATGGTTTACAACAACCCACCGATCTACAAGAACGACGTCACCCCGGACATCCTGATTTCCCTGGCCGACTGCGAGAACGTGGTGTGCTTCAAGGACTCCTCGGGCGACACCCGCCGCTTCATCGATGTGCGCAACGAGGTAGGCGACCGGTTCGTACTGTTTGCCGGCCTGGACGACGTGGTTCTGGAAAGCATTGCCGTGGGCGCCCAGGGCTGGGTGTCGGGCATGTCCAACGTGTTCCCCAAAGAAGGCGAAACCATCTTCCGCCTGGCCAAGGCCGGACGCTTCGCCGAAGCCATGCCGATCTACGAGTGGCTGATGCCAATCCTGCACCTTGATGCCCGCGCCGACCTTGTGCAGTGCATCAAGCTCTGTGAAGCGATCGCCGGTCGTGGTAGCGCGCTGACTCGTCCTCCGCGTCTGGCGCTGCCAGACGCTGATCGGGTCTACGTTGAGCAGATCATGGCCAAAGCCCTGGCCAAGCGTCCGCATCTGCCAGACGTCGGCCTCTGA